One stretch of Oncorhynchus gorbuscha isolate QuinsamMale2020 ecotype Even-year linkage group LG21, OgorEven_v1.0, whole genome shotgun sequence DNA includes these proteins:
- the LOC124008464 gene encoding leucine-rich repeat-containing protein 58-like — protein sequence MELFATVDQGGCILDMSHLNLESLNLDTVGDERRSVTQQLYLYNNRLTVFPASVCLFTKLEVLDISNNGLTVLCEDIQRLSNLKTLIAKNNRLNEFSFPKEFGSMQIDTLNFSGNIFEEVPIQFLKLQRLKYLSLGGNRLKAIPSEIENVTSLEMLYLGGNLITSIPPELASLRGLRYLVLCDNRIQSVPPQLTRLYSLRCLSLHNNLLTYLPREILSLVHLQELSLRGNPLVVRFIKDMTYDPPSLLELAGRTIKSCNLPYHTNYLPGNLVHYLDLASKCPNPKCTGVYFDSCVRHIKFVDFCGKYRLPFMHYLCSPECTSPCSSNPQSDAESEDEKCVSANRLQRVLLG from the exons ATGGAGCTGTTTGCAACAGTTGATCAGGGGGGTTGCATTTTGGACATGTCCCATCTGAATCTGGAGAGTTTAAATTTGGACACTGTCGGTGACGAACGGAGGAGCGTGACCCAACAACTCTACCTGTATAACAACCGACTGACAGTGTTTCCCGCTTCGGTATGTCTGTTCACCAAATTGGAAGTTCTGGATATAAGCAACAATGGATTAACGGTTCTCTGTGAGGACATTCAACGTTTGTCAAACCTCAAAACACTCATAGCCAAGAACAACCGTTTGAACGAATTCTCGTTCCCAAAGGAATTTGGGTCCATGCAGATAGACACATTGAACTTCAGTGGGAATATATTTGAAGAGGTGCCCATTCAGTTTCTAAAACTCCAGCGATTAAAATATCTGTCTCTTGGGGGTAACAGACTCAAAGCTATCCCCTCAGAGATAGAAAATGTTACCAG TCTGGAGATGCTTTATTTGGGTGGGAACCTCATCACCTCCATCCCCCCAGAGCTGGCCAGCCTTCGCGGTCTCAGATACTTGGTCCTTTGTGATAACCGGATACAAAGTGTACCCCCCCAACTCACCAG ACTCTACTCCCTGCGCTGCCTCAGTCTCCATAACAACCTACTCACCTACCTACCGCGGGAGATCCTCAGCCTGGTGCACCTGCAGGAGCTCAGTCTCCGCGGCAACCCCCTGGTGGTCCGCTTCATCAAGGACATGACTTAcgaccctccctccctgttggAGCTGGCCGGACGGACCATCAAGTCCTGCAACCTGCCCTACCACACCAATTACCTGCCTGGAAACCTGGTGCATTACCTGGACCTGGCCAGCAAGTGTCCCAACCCTAAATGTACCG GTGTGTACTTTGACTCATGTGTGAGGCACATCAAGTTTGTGGACTTTTGCGGGAAGTATCGGCTACCCTTCATGCACTACCTGTGCTCCCCAGAATGCACCTCTCCCTGCAGCTCCAACCCGCAGAGTGACGCTGAGTCGGAAGACGAGAAGTGCGTGTCGGCCAACAGGCTGCAGAGAGTGCTTCTGGGATAG